The Desulfovibrio psychrotolerans nucleotide sequence CGTGATGATGCTTGTGCTGGTTGCCTACACGTACTCCATGCTCGGCGGCGTGACCGAGGCACACCAGACCCTCACAGACATGGCCCACCTTATGCCTGAAAAGTTGCAGAAGGGCGGCATGCTGGGCTGGACGCAGGGGGCCGTTCCCTTCTCGCCCCTCTGGCTCACCATTTACACCACCATTGTCTACGGTGTGGGCATAGGCGTGCTGGCGCAACCGCAGCTTGCGGTGCGCTTCATGACCGTGCCCAGCGACCGCGAACTGAACCGCGCGGTGCTCTACGGCGGGGTGTTCATCCTGCTCATGACTGGTGTGGCCTTTACCGTGGGCGCGCTCTCCAACGCGGTCTTCTTCAAGGAATTCGGCACGATCAGCATTGCCATGGCGGAAGGAAACATCGACAAGATCATTCCCATGTACATTGAGACCATGATGCCTCCGTGGTTCTCCGCCATCTTCCTCATGGCCATGTTCGCTGCCGCCATGTCCACCCTGTCCAGCCAGTTCCATGTGGGCGGCACCTCGCTGGGCCACGATATCTACGCCCGTGCCATGCGCACCCGTGTGCGCGCGGCGGGCAACGCCATGGCCATAAACCAGATGGGCGTTATCATCACCATCCTTGCCACCCTTGTGTGGGCGTGGATGCTGCCGCCCTCGGTCATCGCCCGCGCCACGGCCTTCTTTTTCGGCCTGTGCGCCTCGGCTTTTCTGCCCACGTACCTGCTCGGCCTGTACTGGAAGGGCATGACCAAAACGGGGGCCAAGGTCTCCATGGTGGGCGGCTTCTCCTTTTCCATGCTCTGGCTGCTGTTCATCATGGAAAAAGAAGCCTCGGCCATCGGCCTGTGCCAGTTCCTGTTCGGCAAGGCCACGCTGGTGGCGCACGCAGCGCCCGGAAGCTGGCTACATCTGCTCCAGTGGGTAGACCCCAACGTGGTGGCCCTGCCCTTCTCCTTTATGCTGGCGTGGGGCGTAAGCGTTTTCTCCACCAGCCTTGCGGAAGAACACGTGGAAGCCTGCTGGCAGAACTGCTGAGCCACCCCGGTTCTGACGAGTCTCCGGATTCTATCCTATGCAGCCCCGCAGGGCAGGAGTCGACCGCTCCTGCCCTTTTTTGACCGCCTGACTGCGCTGTGCAGCCCAGGATATCTGGCATCGCCCCTTGCCCTTCCTGGGGAAGCGGTTATGCTACCCGTATGACGCACCGCCCGAGCGCACCGCCATCCGAAGCACCCCGCCGCCTCTTTGTGCCGCTGCATACGCTGCGCTTTTACTGGCGCGTGTGGGGCGTCTCCCTTGCCGCGCTCAGAGCATTCCGGCTGCGCGGCCTCTTCGTGGTTGCCGCCGTGTCTCTGGGCATTGCCGCCCTTACGGTCATTGTGGCCGCGCTGGACGGCGCCAACCGCAGGGCGGACGAGATAACCGCCTCCTTCGGACCGGACGCCCTGTTCATCCTCGGCGGCGACCTGAGCACCCGCGCCGTGGGCCAGCGCTTTCAGACCCTCACGTGGCAGGACGTGGACGCCATCCGCAGGTCCCTTCCCGGGGTCTATCTGGTGGTTCCCATGCAATCCATGCGCGACCACACCCTGCGCTACGGCAACCGCAACTGGTCCGTGGGCAGCACCATAGGCACCTCTGCCCATTATGGCGCATCATGGAACTGGCCCCTCACAGAAGGGCGCGACCTCACGGATGCCGACGTGGAACGCGGCGCACGCGTGTGCCTTCTGGGGAACATACCCGCCCGCGAACTCTTCGGGACCGAAAGTCCCGTGGGCAAGACCGTATACCTGCAGAAAATTCCCTTCACCGTGGTGGGCACGCTCAGCGAACGGGGCATGGCCGGGGGCGGCGGAAATCAGGACGACCGGGTCATCATTCCGCTCACCACCATGGCGCAGCGGTTCGGCATAGACAGGAAGTACTTCCGCGCCCTGCGCATCAAATTTCAGGATGTTTCGCGCATGGATGCGAACATCGCCAATCTGGAAAGCCTGCTCCGCCACATGCACGGCATACGGGAAGGACAACCCAACGACTTCACCATCCTTTCCGCGCAGGAGGTGCGCAAGTTCCTTTCCATGATCAAGGGCGGGCTGGCCGTGTTCCTCGGCATTACCGCCTTTGCCGCCATTCTGGTGGGCGGCTTTGTGCTCGCCAACCTGTTCTACCTTTCCGTTTCCGAACGCACGCGCGAAATAGGTCTGCGGCGCGCCATGGGGGCTTCGCAGGGGGCCATTCTGGTGCAGTTTCTGCTGGAAGCCGTGGCCCTTACCCTTGTGGGGGCCGTTGCAGGCATGTTTCTGGGCCTTGCCATGGGGCAGGCACTTTCGCGCCTCGGACTCATAGAAATCCGCCTCTCGTGGCAGGTCTTCAGCTACGCGCTTATGGCGGCAACGGCGGTGGGGCTTGTTTTCGGGCTGCGTCCTGCCCGCCACGCCGCAGGGCTGGACCCCATCCGCGCCCTGCGGGGAGATGAGTGATGTACGGCGGATTCGGCATAGCTGTGCGCGCCCTTGCCACGCACAAGCTGCGCACCGCCCTCGCCATGCTGGGCGTGTTTCTGGGGGCGCTGGCGCTCACGGGCGTGACCCACGTTTCCAAAGCCATGAGCCTGAAGGCCGAACTGGAAACCGCCAAACTCGGCCCCAACCTGCTTACGGCGGCAGCGGGAAAAACACGCTTTTCGCGTTCCGGCGATGTGCGCTTCGGGCGTACCGTCACCACCTTCACGCTGGCGGATGCACAAACCCTCATTGCCACAGTGCCGCAGGTGCAGGCGGGCGCTCCGTATATCATCGCCACCATGCCCGTGCGCTACCAGCGCACCGCCACCACCGCGCAGATAGTCGCCACCACGCCCGAATACGCGCATGTGCGCTCCGTTGCCCCGGCAACGGGCCGTTTTCTGACACAGGCGGAAACAGATGCCCGCGCCAAGGTCTGCGTGCTGGGCAGGGCCGTTGCTGTCAAGCTGTTCGGCACGCCGGAAGCGGCAGTGGGGCAGACGGTCTTCTTCTACCGTGCGGGGCTTCAGGTCGTGGGTGTTATGGAGGAAAAAGGCAGCGACCTTTCCGGAACCGATCAGGACGATCAGGTCTTTGTGCCCATTACCACCTACATGCGCCGCATGAGCAATCAGGATTTCATCTCCGGCGTCTACATGACCCTGCATGATGCGCGGGACGAGGCAGCCGCCAAGCGGGCGGCGGAAGCCCTGCTGCGGCAGCGGCACGGCATCTCAGACAGCCGTCAGGACGACTTTACCGTGCTTTCCGCCAAAGATGCCGCCGCGCTGCGCACACAGGCACTGGATCTTGTATGGACGCTGGGCGTCATGAGCAGCAGCATCTCTTTTATGGTGGGCGGGCTGGGTATTCTGTCCATCATGATCCTCATGGTCCGCTCCCGGCGGCTTGAAATCGGCGTGCGCCGCGCAGTGGGAGCGCGCAGAAAGGCTATTGTGCTGCAATTTCTGCTGGAGGCCGCTCTCATGTCTGGCACTGGAGGCCTTCTTGGTGTATTGGGGGCGCTGCTGTGCGTTACCGGCGTGTACCGCGTGGGAGACTTTCCCTACGTGTACGACGCCCCGCTCATTGCCATGGCCAGCGGCGCATCCGTTCTTTCGGGCATTCTTGCCGGAGCCTATCCGGCCTGGAAGGCTTCCCGCGTGGAGGTGCTCACCGTGCTGCACAGCCATGGCATGTAACCCTCTTGGAACCGACGAGGAATCTGCATGCCCGTTTACGGCACGGAAAACGTTGTGGTCCGCTGCTACGAAACCGGCCCCGGCGGCCTTGCCCGCCCGGCCACCTTTGCGGACTACTTTCAGGAAGCCGCCTCCAACAACGCCCGGGCGCTGGGTTTCCCCGGCGAACGCCTGTGGGCGCAGGGCATGGCGTGGGTGCTTGCCCGTCTTGCCCTGCACATACACCGCTATCCCGCCGCAGGCGAAACCGTGTGCATACGCACATGGCCTGCCGCACATGACCGCACCATTGCCCAGCGCTGCTACGAGGCAACGGACGTTCACGGACAACCGCTGGCGTGGGGCACAAGCGCATGGGTGGTGATGGACATATCCACCCGCCGCATGCTGCCCATCCCGGACTTTGTGGCTCAGGGCTACCCAAAGGACCAGCCGGACTGCCGCCCCTTTGCCACCCGCGCCGTTCCCAAGCTGCGGGAAACAGCACACGAAGCACTGCTGCGCAGCCGCCGCGCGGACATGGACGCCAACGGCCACGTAAACAATGCCCGCTATGTGGACTGGGTGCTGGAAGCCATGCCGCAGGACTTTGCCGCCGCGCACGAGCCGAGCATGGTGGACATTACCTTCCGCGCCGAATGCGGCGCAGGCGTGCCGCTGGTTTCGTTCTGCTCCGCACCGGAAGAACAGGTAAGCCTGCATTCGCTCCGCCTTGCGTCTGCCACCGCACAGGAACCCCGCGCGGACCACGGATCTTCCGTACAGCCGCAGCCTGCCGGTGCCACTCCAGAGAAGTCCGCCAAGCCTGACAGTTCCCCCGCGGAGCACGCCGCCGGAGAATCAGCCAACGCCACGGAACTGTGCCGCGCCCGCGTTATCTGGCGCGCACGCCCGGCACACCACGCACCGGAGCACAGAGCATGAGCACCTTTCCTACCCCGCAGACATGGCTTGCCCACCGCGTCTCGTATGGTGAGACAGACACCATGGGCGTACTCTATTACGCGGAATACCTGCATCTTTTTGAACGCGGCAGAAGCGAGTTCATCCGTGAACGCGGCATGAGCTATGCCACGGTGGAAGAGCGCGGCATCATGCTGCCCGTGCGCGAGGCGCAGTGCCGCTACCGTGCTCCCGCCCGGTATGACGATCTGGTGCAGATACGCGTGGGCATTGCCGAATGGGGCCGCGCCTCAATCACCTTTGTTTACGAAATCATGGATGCGCAGCGTGAAAAAATGCTGGCTTCGGGCATGACACAGCACGCCTGCGTCAACCCTTCCGGCCGCCCCGTGGCCGTGCCGGACTGGTTGCGCGCGCTGTTTACCGGGCAACCCGCATGACCTGTAACAAACGGTGACGGCCTGTTCCCCCAAGACGATACCGGGGGCGCGGTGTACTGATTATCATCTGCACAGATTGACACATATCCCGTCCTCTGTGCTAGGCTTTGTCACAAATCTGCAACTTTTTATGGCCTGCAACTTTTTTATGGCCGGAGGACTGGTATGAACGCGATGTCACAGGGCAGAATACGTTTCCGCAACGGAGCACTGAAGGCTGGGGAACTGGGATACGCCTTGCGCGATGAACTGCTCGCCGCCAAAGGCGTTCTGGACGTGCAACTGAACAAGCGCATCGGCAGCATGCTGGTCCTCTTCGACAAGGCCCGCATCACGGCAGAGACCATTCTCAAACGCATTGCCGCCCATCTGGACATCGACCTCGCCAAGGTCCGCGAAGGCCTGAACAACATGAACCGCATCATCGGCAGCCGTGCAGCCCGTCGCAATGTGAAGATAGGCATGGGGGTTGCCCTTGGCACCGCCATGGCCTCGCTTGCCTATTCCGGCAGATGGCACGCTGTGGCAGGCAGTGTATTCATGCTGTTTCTCGGGACGCACCTGTACCAGAACCGCAGAACCCTCACCAGCTGATACGACCGGCAGCCGCCGCTCCCGTAACGAAAAATCCCCGGCCCTGCATGTATATGCGGAGCCGGGGATTCTGTTTTCTGCCATGTTCCTGCCGTGCAGCCGGTGCTTCTGCGCGCCGTCAGTCCTCCTGCCCATACCCGCCGGAAAGCAGCGGGCGCATGCTGTGCACGCAGGTAAACACGGTGCCGGAATTGTGCAGCAGTGCCAGCATGGCCGGAGTGATAATCCCGGTCAGGCCCAGCCCTATGAACAGGGTGTTGCTCCCCACAATGAACATGAAATTACGGCGGATGCGGCGCATGGCCTTGCGGGAGATCTCCATGGAATCCATCAGGCTGTCCAGCCTGTCCCCCGTGATCATCACATCGCACGCCTCGCGCGCAATGTCCGCGCCATGCTTCATGGAAACGCCCACGTCCGCCCGCGTAAGGGCGGCGGAATCGTTTATGCCGTCCCCCACCATGGCCACCACGTAGCCTTCATCGCGCAGCCTGTCGATAAGCCCGGTCTTTTCGTCCGGCAGGGCCTGCGCGTAGAATTCCTCTATCTCCAGTTCGTCCGCCACGGCCTTTGCCGTGGGGTATCCGTCGCCCGTCAGCATAATGATACGGCGCATGCCCATGTTTTCCAGCCGCCGCACAAAGCGGTGCGCACTGGGTCGCAGAGGGTCTTCCAGCGCGATCACTCCCGCCAGCCTGCCGCCCACGGCAAAATAGAGCAGAGAATGCCCGGAATGGGAACAACGCTGGATGTAGGTTTCCGCATCGTCAATCTCTATGCCCTCATCCTCGTGTACAAAATGCCTGCTGCCCAGAATCATACGCTGCCCGTTCATGGTGGTGGAGATGCCGTGCGCGAGGATATACTCCACCTCGGCGTGGTCCTCCTCATGGTGCAGCCCTTCTTCCTCCGCTTTGCGGACAATGGCCTCCGCCACGGGATGCGGAAAATGCTCCTCCATGCAGGCAGCATTGCGCAGCACAAATTCCCGGCTGAAGCCGTTCACCGGGCAGATATCCACCACCATAGGCCGCGCCTCGGTGAGCGTTCCGGTCTTGTCCAGCACCACGGCGTCCACTTTGGAAAGTACCTCTATATGCCTGCCGCCCTTCACCACAGCGCCCCTGCGCGCAGCCTCCAGCATGGCCGCACGCACAGAAAGCGGCGTTGCCAGCTTGATGGCGCAGGAATAGTCTGCCAGCAACACGGAAGCCGCCTTCATCCAGTTGCGCGTAAGCAGGAACACCAGCCCGGAAAGCAGGAACGAGAAAGGCACAATCTTGTCCGCCAACCGCACCGCCTGCCCGTGGATATCGGCCTTCAGCCCTTCGGATTCGGAGATGATGCGCGCAATCTTGGCAAACCGCGTCTCGTCGCCCACCCCTTCGGAAAGGATGATGATGCGCCCCTCGTCCACCACGGTGCCCGCAAACACCTCGCTGCCTATGCTCTTTTTCACGGGCATGGGCTCACCGGTCATGGAAGACTGGTTCACCATGGCAGTGCCGTCCGCCACCACACCGTCCACGGGAATGCGCGAACCGCTGCGCACAATGACCATATCGCCCGCCACAAGGGCTGCGGGGTCCACGCTCACGGGGCCGTCTTTACGCATCACCCACACGGGACGGTTGTCTCCGCTGTACAGGGCGGCTATGTCCGCA carries:
- a CDS encoding sodium:solute symporter family protein, with the protein product MTIKVVTTLLYFAVVFYLGYKGWKETKGASDYMLAGRRISPFVMAMSYGATFVSTSAIIGFGGAAGLFGFPLLWLTVLTVVVGVFISMVFFGKRTRRMGLALNCRTFPELLGKRYQSRFLQSFSGGIIFLFIPVYAAAVLIGICRMVEVSFGLPYTWVLLGVTAIVALYVVTGGLKAVMYTDAFQGTIMAVMMLVLVAYTYSMLGGVTEAHQTLTDMAHLMPEKLQKGGMLGWTQGAVPFSPLWLTIYTTIVYGVGIGVLAQPQLAVRFMTVPSDRELNRAVLYGGVFILLMTGVAFTVGALSNAVFFKEFGTISIAMAEGNIDKIIPMYIETMMPPWFSAIFLMAMFAAAMSTLSSQFHVGGTSLGHDIYARAMRTRVRAAGNAMAINQMGVIITILATLVWAWMLPPSVIARATAFFFGLCASAFLPTYLLGLYWKGMTKTGAKVSMVGGFSFSMLWLLFIMEKEASAIGLCQFLFGKATLVAHAAPGSWLHLLQWVDPNVVALPFSFMLAWGVSVFSTSLAEEHVEACWQNC
- a CDS encoding ABC transporter permease; this translates as MTHRPSAPPSEAPRRLFVPLHTLRFYWRVWGVSLAALRAFRLRGLFVVAAVSLGIAALTVIVAALDGANRRADEITASFGPDALFILGGDLSTRAVGQRFQTLTWQDVDAIRRSLPGVYLVVPMQSMRDHTLRYGNRNWSVGSTIGTSAHYGASWNWPLTEGRDLTDADVERGARVCLLGNIPARELFGTESPVGKTVYLQKIPFTVVGTLSERGMAGGGGNQDDRVIIPLTTMAQRFGIDRKYFRALRIKFQDVSRMDANIANLESLLRHMHGIREGQPNDFTILSAQEVRKFLSMIKGGLAVFLGITAFAAILVGGFVLANLFYLSVSERTREIGLRRAMGASQGAILVQFLLEAVALTLVGAVAGMFLGLAMGQALSRLGLIEIRLSWQVFSYALMAATAVGLVFGLRPARHAAGLDPIRALRGDE
- a CDS encoding ABC transporter permease, with product MYGGFGIAVRALATHKLRTALAMLGVFLGALALTGVTHVSKAMSLKAELETAKLGPNLLTAAAGKTRFSRSGDVRFGRTVTTFTLADAQTLIATVPQVQAGAPYIIATMPVRYQRTATTAQIVATTPEYAHVRSVAPATGRFLTQAETDARAKVCVLGRAVAVKLFGTPEAAVGQTVFFYRAGLQVVGVMEEKGSDLSGTDQDDQVFVPITTYMRRMSNQDFISGVYMTLHDARDEAAAKRAAEALLRQRHGISDSRQDDFTVLSAKDAAALRTQALDLVWTLGVMSSSISFMVGGLGILSIMILMVRSRRLEIGVRRAVGARRKAIVLQFLLEAALMSGTGGLLGVLGALLCVTGVYRVGDFPYVYDAPLIAMASGASVLSGILAGAYPAWKASRVEVLTVLHSHGM
- a CDS encoding acyl-[acyl-carrier-protein] thioesterase; translation: MPVYGTENVVVRCYETGPGGLARPATFADYFQEAASNNARALGFPGERLWAQGMAWVLARLALHIHRYPAAGETVCIRTWPAAHDRTIAQRCYEATDVHGQPLAWGTSAWVVMDISTRRMLPIPDFVAQGYPKDQPDCRPFATRAVPKLRETAHEALLRSRRADMDANGHVNNARYVDWVLEAMPQDFAAAHEPSMVDITFRAECGAGVPLVSFCSAPEEQVSLHSLRLASATAQEPRADHGSSVQPQPAGATPEKSAKPDSSPAEHAAGESANATELCRARVIWRARPAHHAPEHRA
- a CDS encoding acyl-CoA thioesterase, which produces MSTFPTPQTWLAHRVSYGETDTMGVLYYAEYLHLFERGRSEFIRERGMSYATVEERGIMLPVREAQCRYRAPARYDDLVQIRVGIAEWGRASITFVYEIMDAQREKMLASGMTQHACVNPSGRPVAVPDWLRALFTGQPA
- a CDS encoding HMA2 domain-containing protein; its protein translation is MNAMSQGRIRFRNGALKAGELGYALRDELLAAKGVLDVQLNKRIGSMLVLFDKARITAETILKRIAAHLDIDLAKVREGLNNMNRIIGSRAARRNVKIGMGVALGTAMASLAYSGRWHAVAGSVFMLFLGTHLYQNRRTLTS
- a CDS encoding heavy metal translocating P-type ATPase; the encoded protein is MNIVRSIPGRIRFAADSPRVMPLLQQKLHQAVSDRQVEIAFVFNPRTGRGLLTFTADEELTRLVLLVVEDVALLVSQPELAPCRTADPGDEEACALPAPGSYTGEERKLESPFMIIARKVGRFYLTRLFMPPMLRPYWTLFTVLPLLLEGLKSLLRGKVNVSVLDAAAIGASLTMRDFGTAGTIHLLLDISETLEDWTREKSRADIAALYSGDNRPVWVMRKDGPVSVDPAALVAGDMVIVRSGSRIPVDGVVADGTAMVNQSSMTGEPMPVKKSIGSEVFAGTVVDEGRIIILSEGVGDETRFAKIARIISESEGLKADIHGQAVRLADKIVPFSFLLSGLVFLLTRNWMKAASVLLADYSCAIKLATPLSVRAAMLEAARRGAVVKGGRHIEVLSKVDAVVLDKTGTLTEARPMVVDICPVNGFSREFVLRNAACMEEHFPHPVAEAIVRKAEEEGLHHEEDHAEVEYILAHGISTTMNGQRMILGSRHFVHEDEGIEIDDAETYIQRCSHSGHSLLYFAVGGRLAGVIALEDPLRPSAHRFVRRLENMGMRRIIMLTGDGYPTAKAVADELEIEEFYAQALPDEKTGLIDRLRDEGYVVAMVGDGINDSAALTRADVGVSMKHGADIAREACDVMITGDRLDSLMDSMEISRKAMRRIRRNFMFIVGSNTLFIGLGLTGIITPAMLALLHNSGTVFTCVHSMRPLLSGGYGQED